One stretch of Commensalibacter melissae DNA includes these proteins:
- the dnaG gene encoding DNA primase: protein MAFDQRFLEELRQRIPIHTVIGRKVKLTRSGRFWKACCPFHGEKTPSFYIYEDHFHCYGCGVHGDVISFVMQSEGRTFGEAIKELAALAGLDIPEQTYQDRQRIEKQHSLYDVMLAAQDYYRLALDTPLAKTGKQYLLERGILKETFETFKLGWSGDGRGGLIHFLKEKGYDLELIGEAGLLRKKSDTEWGGELFFNRVIYPIHDRKGRPIAFGGRIIGDGQPKYLNSPETPLFSKRRTLFGLNHLSSLFVRKEVDPLYNTVLVVEGYMDVIALYQAGFHGAVAPLGTALTKDQMGLLWRVTPEPVLCFDGDRAGHKAMLHAAEESLPILTSEHTLNFLTLPEGEDPDSFVKNQGGEAFLKLIPKKQSLCDAIYGIVSAYVDIKSPEQRAALKTRLISIAQHIDDKILSKEYRRILLDRFYQQFYPKADRYGTFAKKTDVNLSNRIQKIDKEQIDYKRICILFAILLHYPELLFSVESAFCQLYLPTKFIKLREFFVGIPFEGTTLDDRINFLEKEGFSDLINAINDEFSISSSDQLSQKFDLHLIEKQWWHFYGLLNIQELENQVELARKAWVESPDEQHQNIFVARVKALEIARTGSNNEQEDDFL, encoded by the coding sequence GTGGCGTTTGATCAAAGATTTCTGGAAGAATTGCGGCAACGTATCCCGATTCATACCGTTATCGGACGGAAAGTAAAACTTACTCGTTCAGGGCGTTTCTGGAAAGCGTGTTGTCCTTTTCATGGGGAGAAAACACCTTCATTTTATATTTATGAGGATCATTTTCATTGTTATGGATGTGGTGTCCATGGTGATGTTATTTCCTTTGTTATGCAAAGTGAGGGAAGAACCTTTGGTGAGGCAATTAAAGAGCTTGCCGCGCTGGCAGGATTGGATATTCCTGAACAGACATATCAGGACAGGCAAAGGATTGAAAAACAGCATAGTTTATACGATGTTATGCTTGCCGCACAGGATTATTATCGTTTGGCCCTAGATACACCTTTGGCTAAGACAGGTAAGCAATATCTACTTGAACGTGGAATTCTGAAAGAAACTTTTGAAACGTTTAAACTGGGATGGTCTGGAGATGGTCGTGGAGGTCTTATCCATTTCTTAAAGGAAAAAGGATATGATCTTGAACTTATTGGAGAGGCTGGACTTCTACGAAAAAAATCTGATACTGAATGGGGTGGGGAGCTATTTTTTAATCGAGTAATTTATCCCATTCATGATCGTAAGGGTCGACCTATCGCTTTTGGCGGAAGAATTATTGGCGATGGACAGCCGAAATATTTAAATAGTCCAGAAACCCCTTTATTTTCAAAGCGTCGTACTTTATTTGGGCTAAATCATTTATCATCACTTTTTGTGAGAAAGGAGGTGGATCCATTATATAATACAGTTCTCGTTGTTGAAGGGTACATGGATGTCATTGCGTTATATCAGGCAGGATTTCATGGAGCGGTTGCACCATTGGGTACGGCTTTGACAAAAGATCAGATGGGTTTGTTATGGCGTGTAACCCCCGAACCCGTTCTCTGTTTTGATGGGGATAGGGCTGGGCACAAGGCCATGTTGCATGCAGCTGAGGAATCTTTACCGATTTTAACTTCTGAACATACATTGAATTTTTTGACACTTCCCGAAGGTGAGGATCCTGACAGTTTTGTTAAGAATCAGGGTGGAGAGGCATTTTTAAAGCTTATTCCTAAAAAACAATCCTTATGTGATGCCATATACGGGATTGTATCGGCTTATGTGGATATAAAATCTCCTGAACAACGGGCTGCGTTGAAAACGCGACTAATTTCAATTGCTCAGCATATTGATGACAAGATTCTGTCAAAGGAATATCGCCGTATTTTATTGGATCGCTTTTATCAGCAATTCTATCCAAAAGCCGACCGATATGGAACATTTGCAAAAAAAACTGATGTAAATTTGTCAAATCGGATTCAAAAAATTGATAAGGAACAGATTGATTATAAAAGGATTTGCATTTTATTCGCTATCTTGCTGCATTATCCAGAACTTCTTTTTTCTGTGGAGTCCGCTTTTTGTCAGCTATACTTGCCTACAAAATTTATTAAGTTGAGAGAATTTTTTGTTGGAATTCCTTTTGAAGGAACGACCTTAGATGATAGAATAAATTTCCTTGAAAAAGAGGGTTTTTCTGATTTAATTAATGCAATTAATGATGAATTTTCTATTTCTTCTTCAGATCAATTATCGCAAAAATTTGATTTACATTTAATTGAAAAACAATGGTGGCATTTCTATGGGTTATTGAATATTCAGGAACTTGAAAACCAGGTTGAGCTGGCTCGCAAAGCATGGGTTGAATCTCCAGATGAACAGCATCAGAATATTTTTGTCGCACGTGTAAAAGCCCTTGAAATTGCCAGGACAGGTTCAAATAACGAACAGGAGGATGATTTCTTATAA
- a CDS encoding GatB/YqeY domain-containing protein, which produces MSLRERFKEELKTAMKAKETGKVATLRMIGAKLKDLDINARPKGIDQVGEDEIITMLKSMVKSRRESMEMYQKANRQDLVEKEQGEITIIETFLPAQLNEDQMRDVVDEAVEKTGVSSIKEMGKVMGYLKENYGSVLDFSKVNGLVKAKLS; this is translated from the coding sequence ATGAGTTTGCGTGAACGTTTTAAAGAAGAATTGAAAACCGCCATGAAGGCTAAAGAGACAGGCAAAGTCGCCACATTACGGATGATTGGGGCCAAATTGAAGGATCTGGATATTAATGCTCGTCCAAAGGGCATTGATCAGGTTGGCGAAGATGAAATTATCACAATGCTTAAAAGTATGGTAAAGTCCCGTCGTGAATCTATGGAAATGTACCAAAAGGCAAATCGTCAGGATTTGGTTGAAAAGGAGCAGGGGGAAATCACGATTATTGAAACGTTTTTGCCTGCGCAACTAAATGAAGATCAAATGCGGGACGTTGTAGATGAGGCAGTGGAAAAGACAGGAGTCTCGTCTATTAAGGAAATGGGCAAGGTTATGGGTTACCTAAAGGAAAATTATGGTTCTGTTCTTGATTTTTCTAAGGTAAACGGATTGGTAAAGGCTAAACTCTCTTAA
- the carA gene encoding glutamine-hydrolyzing carbamoyl-phosphate synthase small subunit gives MTDINTVISKLGGIEKAAKIARVSTEAIRKWKQAHAIPSKHWATIIQATGLTLKDLQPEKNNYNDNSISLKTQRPSKANAILLLEDGTVLWGMGFGAHSSKNNLALGEICFSTGMTGYQETLTDPSFAGQLITFTFPHIGNVGTNDDDNEADTIVAKGLIIKEKITEPSNWRSTSHLNSWLKKQNVTGIYGIDTRALTLLIREKGPQNALIFWPEDGNFDLEFLRKEIKRWPGLKGMDLAKEVTCPKSHSWKKDVWCWKSDKKNQNKPAYKVVAIDYGAKYNIFRNLVNVGCDLVVVPATVSTEEILSYSPDGVFLSNGPADPAATAHYTVPVLRDLLKRNIPIFGICLGHQLLAHALGGKTYKLDQGHRGANQPVKDLKTGKVEITSQNHGFAVDPKSLPDTVHETHINLFDHSNEGIASKIYPAFSVQYHPEASPGPTDSHYLFKRFVELMDQHSSSHKRS, from the coding sequence ATGACAGATATTAACACAGTTATTTCCAAGCTCGGCGGTATTGAAAAGGCGGCCAAGATTGCCAGAGTCTCTACCGAAGCAATTCGCAAATGGAAGCAGGCTCATGCCATTCCTTCTAAACACTGGGCTACAATAATACAAGCAACAGGATTAACTTTAAAAGATTTGCAACCTGAAAAAAATAATTATAACGATAATTCTATCAGCTTAAAGACCCAACGCCCATCAAAAGCAAATGCCATCCTTTTACTGGAGGATGGAACCGTCTTGTGGGGAATGGGATTTGGTGCCCATTCTTCAAAAAACAACCTTGCCCTTGGAGAAATCTGCTTTTCTACCGGAATGACGGGATATCAAGAAACCCTCACAGATCCATCTTTTGCTGGCCAGCTTATTACCTTTACCTTTCCACACATTGGAAATGTAGGTACTAACGACGATGATAACGAGGCAGATACAATTGTTGCAAAAGGACTGATCATCAAAGAAAAAATTACTGAACCTTCCAACTGGAGATCGACCAGTCATTTAAACAGCTGGCTTAAAAAGCAAAATGTGACAGGAATTTATGGAATTGACACTCGTGCCCTTACCCTCCTTATCCGTGAAAAAGGTCCACAAAATGCTTTGATCTTTTGGCCTGAAGACGGAAATTTTGATCTGGAATTTTTACGGAAAGAAATTAAAAGATGGCCTGGATTAAAGGGAATGGATCTCGCAAAAGAGGTTACTTGTCCAAAATCCCATTCCTGGAAAAAAGATGTCTGGTGCTGGAAAAGCGATAAAAAAAATCAAAACAAGCCTGCCTATAAAGTCGTGGCCATTGATTACGGTGCAAAATATAATATTTTTCGTAATCTTGTCAATGTCGGATGTGACCTTGTCGTTGTTCCCGCTACAGTATCAACTGAGGAAATATTGAGCTATAGCCCTGATGGTGTTTTCCTTTCGAATGGGCCTGCCGACCCAGCGGCAACAGCTCATTATACAGTTCCAGTTTTAAGGGATTTGCTAAAAAGAAATATTCCAATTTTCGGAATTTGTCTTGGCCATCAGCTTTTGGCTCATGCCTTGGGCGGTAAAACTTACAAACTGGATCAGGGACATCGCGGGGCAAATCAACCTGTTAAAGATTTAAAGACGGGCAAGGTTGAAATTACCAGCCAAAATCACGGTTTTGCTGTTGACCCAAAAAGCTTACCCGATACCGTACACGAAACGCATATCAATTTGTTCGACCATTCCAACGAAGGGATTGCCTCAAAGATTTATCCGGCCTTTTCCGTACAATATCATCCAGAAGCAAGCCCCGGCCCAACCGATAGCCATTATCTTTTCAAACGCTTTGTTGAATTGATGGATCAGCATTCCTCTTCCCATAAAAGATCATAG
- the carB gene encoding carbamoyl-phosphate synthase large subunit: protein MPKRTDISSIMIIGAGPIVIGQACEFDYSGAQACKALKEEGYRVILLNSNPATIMTDPDMADATYIEPITPETVERIILKEKPDAILPTMGGQTALNTAISLAKSGFLEKNNVELIGAKADVIDRAEDRLKFRETMDAIGIESPRSAIAHSMEEARESLKKIGLPVVIRPSFTLGGSGGGIAYNTDEFENIISAGLDASPTTEVLIEESIVGWKEYEMEVVRDKADNCIIICSIENIDPMGIHTGDSITVAPALTLTDKEYQRMRDASIACLRAIGVDTGGSNVQFGLNPKNGRMVIIEMNPRVSRSSALASKATGFPIAKIAAKLAVGYTLDELKNDITKTTPASFEPTIDYIVVKIPRFTFEKFPGTPALLNTSMKSVGEAMAIGRSFPEALQKGLRSMEIGLTGLNPVTIPGDGDEDSFRAALSQPRPNRILVAAQAIRAGISLENIHEACHFDPWFLQQLQQIILVENQIEKNGLPSDPFELRNIKAMGFSDKQLAELTQKSEKEIAQYRQKLNVNPIYRRIDTCAGEFASSTSYMYSTYEGGFNTPICESHPTDREKIVILGGGPNRIGQGIEFDYCCVHASYALREAGYETIMVNCNPETVSTDYDTSDRLYFEPLTAEDVIALIRREQEKGVLKGCIVQYGGQTPLKLSKALEEANIPLLGTPADAIDLAEDRERFQALLQKLGLRQPSNGIAHNAEDAEIIAEKIGYPVVIRPSYVLGGRAMEIVHDRNSLHRYLNEVLSSAGVDVSSGPLLIDQYLNDAIETDVDCLADGEDVYVAGVMEHIEQAGIHSGDSACSIPPYTLSPALVTELQAQTTTLAKALGIVGLMNVQYAIKNNEIFILEVNPRASRTVPFVAKATGVPIAKIGARIMAGEKLRSFSLKQRSVSGHVAVKEAVFPFARFPNIDIILGPEMRSTGEVMGIDTSFERAFAKSQLGAGVTLPLTGNVFLSVRHSDRPSLLPLGRKLIEMGFKILATRGTAETLKNAGIEAKVVNKVLEGRPHCVDAILSGEVQLIINTVQGAQATADSFDIRHSALTHNIPHYTTMAGAAAAVHAIAALREGKLDVAPLQSYFNH from the coding sequence ATGCCTAAAAGAACTGATATATCATCAATCATGATTATTGGTGCTGGTCCAATTGTTATTGGCCAGGCCTGCGAATTCGACTATTCGGGTGCCCAAGCCTGTAAGGCCCTGAAGGAAGAAGGGTATCGCGTAATTTTATTGAATTCGAATCCAGCGACAATCATGACAGATCCTGATATGGCTGATGCAACCTATATCGAGCCAATTACTCCTGAAACGGTAGAACGCATTATTCTGAAAGAAAAACCCGATGCCATTTTACCAACCATGGGGGGACAGACAGCTTTAAATACCGCCATTTCCCTTGCAAAATCAGGTTTTCTAGAAAAAAATAATGTTGAGCTGATTGGCGCAAAAGCCGATGTTATCGACCGGGCGGAAGATCGTTTGAAATTTCGTGAGACCATGGATGCCATTGGTATTGAAAGCCCTCGCAGCGCCATTGCTCATTCTATGGAAGAGGCAAGAGAATCCTTAAAGAAAATTGGATTACCTGTGGTCATCCGTCCATCTTTTACTCTGGGTGGATCTGGGGGCGGTATTGCATACAACACGGATGAATTTGAAAATATCATCAGTGCGGGTTTGGATGCCTCTCCAACAACAGAAGTCCTGATTGAGGAAAGTATTGTTGGATGGAAAGAATATGAAATGGAGGTGGTCCGTGATAAGGCGGATAACTGTATCATCATCTGTTCCATCGAAAATATTGACCCCATGGGAATTCATACCGGGGATTCAATCACCGTCGCACCGGCACTGACTCTCACCGATAAAGAATATCAACGCATGCGGGATGCCTCGATTGCATGCCTGAGAGCGATTGGGGTTGATACAGGTGGATCAAATGTTCAGTTCGGTCTGAATCCAAAAAATGGACGTATGGTCATTATTGAAATGAATCCCCGGGTTTCGCGTTCATCCGCTCTGGCTTCAAAGGCCACCGGTTTCCCCATCGCCAAAATTGCGGCCAAATTGGCGGTAGGTTACACCCTTGACGAACTCAAAAACGATATTACCAAAACAACACCTGCTTCTTTTGAGCCAACCATTGATTATATTGTAGTTAAGATTCCCCGCTTTACCTTTGAAAAATTTCCTGGTACCCCAGCCCTGCTCAATACAAGCATGAAATCTGTTGGTGAGGCGATGGCTATCGGACGTAGCTTCCCGGAAGCACTTCAAAAAGGTCTGCGTTCTATGGAAATCGGTTTGACGGGACTTAATCCGGTAACCATTCCCGGAGATGGTGACGAAGATTCTTTCCGTGCAGCTCTTTCCCAACCAAGACCCAATCGAATTCTAGTGGCCGCTCAAGCCATCCGTGCAGGAATCTCACTGGAAAATATCCATGAAGCCTGCCATTTTGATCCATGGTTTTTACAACAACTTCAACAGATTATTCTTGTTGAAAATCAGATCGAGAAAAACGGATTGCCCTCTGATCCATTTGAACTAAGAAATATCAAGGCTATGGGATTTTCTGACAAACAGCTTGCAGAATTGACACAAAAATCAGAAAAGGAAATCGCGCAATATCGTCAAAAACTCAACGTTAATCCAATTTACAGACGAATTGACACCTGCGCTGGTGAATTTGCCTCTTCCACTTCTTATATGTACTCAACCTATGAGGGTGGTTTTAATACACCAATTTGCGAGAGCCATCCAACTGATCGTGAAAAAATCGTCATTTTGGGGGGTGGCCCCAATCGTATTGGACAGGGCATTGAGTTTGATTATTGCTGTGTTCATGCTTCATATGCTTTAAGGGAAGCAGGATATGAAACCATTATGGTCAATTGCAACCCTGAAACTGTCTCAACCGATTATGACACGTCTGACCGTCTTTATTTTGAACCTCTAACGGCAGAAGATGTCATTGCGCTTATTCGTCGCGAACAGGAAAAAGGGGTCTTAAAGGGATGTATCGTGCAATATGGTGGACAAACGCCACTTAAACTTTCCAAAGCACTGGAAGAAGCTAACATCCCCCTATTGGGTACTCCAGCGGATGCTATTGATCTTGCAGAAGATCGGGAACGTTTTCAGGCCCTGTTACAAAAACTTGGTTTACGGCAACCGTCAAATGGAATTGCTCATAATGCCGAAGATGCCGAAATAATTGCGGAAAAAATCGGTTATCCAGTGGTTATTCGCCCCTCATATGTGCTGGGCGGACGAGCCATGGAAATTGTCCATGATAGAAATAGTCTGCATCGTTATCTGAATGAGGTTCTTTCCTCTGCTGGTGTCGATGTATCTTCCGGCCCATTATTGATTGACCAATATCTTAATGATGCCATTGAAACCGATGTAGACTGTCTGGCCGATGGAGAGGATGTCTATGTCGCCGGCGTAATGGAACATATCGAGCAAGCCGGCATTCATTCTGGTGACAGTGCCTGCTCTATTCCACCTTACACCCTTTCACCCGCCCTGGTAACAGAATTGCAGGCACAAACCACGACCCTGGCAAAAGCTTTGGGGATTGTTGGATTGATGAATGTACAATATGCAATCAAGAATAATGAAATATTCATATTGGAAGTCAATCCACGCGCCTCAAGAACTGTTCCATTTGTTGCAAAGGCAACCGGGGTACCCATTGCCAAGATTGGGGCAAGAATCATGGCCGGGGAAAAATTGAGATCCTTTTCGTTGAAACAGCGTTCTGTTAGTGGTCATGTCGCCGTTAAAGAAGCGGTGTTCCCCTTTGCACGGTTTCCCAATATAGATATCATTCTCGGCCCTGAAATGCGATCTACAGGTGAAGTCATGGGTATTGACACGTCATTTGAACGTGCCTTTGCAAAATCTCAATTGGGTGCCGGTGTAACCTTACCCTTAACAGGCAATGTTTTCCTTTCGGTACGTCATAGTGATCGCCCCTCTCTATTGCCTCTGGGCAGAAAACTGATAGAAATGGGATTTAAAATTCTGGCCACACGTGGAACAGCCGAAACCTTAAAGAATGCTGGTATTGAAGCCAAGGTGGTTAATAAGGTATTGGAGGGTCGTCCACACTGTGTCGACGCGATCCTTTCCGGAGAAGTCCAGCTAATTATCAATACTGTTCAGGGTGCACAGGCAACCGCCGATAGTTTCGACATACGCCATTCCGCGCTGACCCATAATATACCCCACTATACAACTATGGCAGGTGCCGCCGCCGCCGTCCATGCCATTGCAGCTTTGCGTGAAGGCAAACTGGACGTGGCCCCGCTGCAATCTTATTTTAATCATTAA
- a CDS encoding chorismate--pyruvate lyase family protein yields MYHKKLCWADHSRWKSRLSKHEDEWLFNSESLTKRLIRLSQNQFSLKRLSEQKQKIREDECGILEVGYPSLKQVRQVVLEGQGQAWVYARSIILSKGEDCRGNLFQAIGNKPLGSILFQKDLFERSKIEITKYPREFLPIDYRHVDLWARRSVFICSSQSVLVQEVFLPDLWKHIVNKKKQVYNNHLL; encoded by the coding sequence ATGTATCATAAAAAGTTATGCTGGGCAGATCACTCCCGATGGAAATCCCGTCTTTCAAAACATGAAGATGAATGGCTGTTTAATTCGGAATCTTTGACAAAACGGTTAATTCGTTTAAGTCAAAATCAATTTTCATTAAAGCGTCTGTCTGAACAAAAACAAAAAATCAGGGAAGATGAATGCGGGATATTAGAGGTTGGTTATCCAAGTCTGAAACAGGTCAGGCAGGTTGTTTTGGAGGGACAAGGTCAAGCCTGGGTATATGCCCGTAGCATTATCCTGTCCAAAGGGGAGGATTGCAGGGGAAACCTTTTTCAGGCAATTGGCAATAAACCGCTCGGATCTATATTATTTCAAAAAGATCTTTTTGAAAGATCAAAAATTGAAATAACAAAATATCCTAGAGAATTCTTGCCAATAGATTATCGCCATGTTGATTTATGGGCAAGAAGATCGGTATTCATTTGTTCCAGTCAATCAGTACTTGTGCAAGAAGTATTTTTACCGGATTTATGGAAACATATAGTTAATAAAAAAAAGCAGGTTTATAATAATCACCTGCTTTAA
- the greA gene encoding transcription elongation factor GreA has product MQKFPMTAQGLRRLEEELRRLKDKERPEIIRAIAEARSHGDLSENAEYEAARERQSFTEGRILELEQIISSAQVIDPSSLSGNTVKFGAKVVLIDEETEKESTFQIVGLHEADIKLGLLSISSPLAKALIGKEKGATISVPAPGGDRSYEILDVIYA; this is encoded by the coding sequence TTGCAAAAATTTCCAATGACGGCTCAAGGGCTACGACGTCTGGAAGAAGAGCTACGCAGACTTAAAGATAAAGAAAGGCCAGAAATTATACGTGCGATCGCTGAGGCACGCAGTCATGGCGACCTTTCTGAAAATGCAGAATATGAAGCGGCGCGTGAACGCCAGTCTTTTACTGAAGGACGCATACTGGAACTTGAACAGATAATTTCATCGGCTCAGGTTATCGATCCATCAAGCTTATCAGGAAACACTGTTAAATTTGGCGCAAAAGTTGTTTTGATTGATGAAGAAACAGAAAAAGAGTCCACCTTTCAAATTGTTGGACTTCATGAAGCCGATATCAAATTAGGTCTATTGTCAATTTCATCCCCTTTGGCCAAAGCTCTGATCGGTAAGGAAAAAGGAGCAACGATCTCTGTCCCTGCACCTGGGGGAGATCGATCTTATGAAATCCTTGATGTTATCTACGCTTAA
- a CDS encoding threonine ammonia-lyase, whose product MISINDVHDAAQRINKNIIRTPTLFCQSLSKRVNADITLKLENLQAVGSFKERGAANRLALLTEEEKKRGVITVSAGNHAQGVARHAQLLGIDAIIVMPKFTPVTKINRTAAWGAKIVLEGEDFTEATQYANQLAKEDGRVFIHPYDDPAVMAGQGTLALEIFEDTKSDLDYLIVPVGGGGLISGCAVVTAALRPYTKIIGVQSDRYFSYSFATHKALKPPGGATIAEGIAVRKLGFYPFEVIEKYVEDIVSVPEEAIEDSITLVAEHAKQITEGAGASGLAAILTYPERFKGKNIAFPISGGNIDTRILANTLLRTLLREGRLLRLRFSIPDRPGVLADISHIIGTEKGGNIIEVSHQRLFSTSSVQSAILEIMAEARSAEHAEEIIQSLREKYTVERI is encoded by the coding sequence ATGATTTCAATTAACGACGTCCATGATGCGGCGCAACGGATAAATAAAAATATTATCCGCACTCCCACCCTATTTTGTCAGTCCCTGTCAAAAAGAGTAAATGCAGATATCACCTTGAAACTTGAAAATCTTCAAGCCGTTGGCTCTTTCAAGGAACGTGGCGCTGCCAACCGACTTGCCCTGCTGACTGAAGAGGAAAAAAAACGGGGGGTTATCACCGTTTCAGCCGGCAACCATGCCCAAGGCGTTGCACGCCATGCACAATTATTAGGCATTGATGCGATTATTGTCATGCCGAAATTCACACCTGTGACAAAAATCAACCGAACTGCGGCCTGGGGTGCCAAGATTGTTTTGGAAGGTGAAGATTTTACCGAGGCCACCCAATATGCCAATCAACTCGCCAAGGAAGATGGACGTGTTTTCATTCATCCTTATGATGATCCCGCAGTCATGGCTGGACAGGGAACATTGGCACTGGAAATTTTCGAGGATACAAAATCAGATCTTGATTACCTGATTGTTCCCGTTGGCGGGGGTGGACTGATTTCAGGATGTGCTGTTGTAACTGCCGCTTTAAGACCCTACACAAAAATAATTGGAGTTCAAAGCGATCGTTATTTTTCATATTCCTTTGCCACTCATAAAGCGTTAAAACCACCTGGCGGTGCAACCATTGCGGAAGGTATAGCCGTTCGCAAACTAGGTTTTTATCCTTTTGAAGTCATAGAAAAATATGTGGAAGATATCGTTTCCGTCCCAGAGGAGGCCATTGAGGATTCTATAACCCTTGTAGCGGAACATGCCAAGCAAATTACCGAAGGAGCGGGGGCAAGTGGTCTGGCTGCCATTCTAACCTATCCAGAACGGTTCAAGGGTAAAAATATTGCCTTTCCCATCAGCGGGGGAAATATTGATACACGTATATTGGCCAACACCCTACTTCGAACCCTCCTACGGGAAGGAAGACTATTACGTCTAAGATTCTCAATTCCTGATCGTCCAGGTGTATTGGCTGACATTTCCCACATTATTGGAACTGAAAAGGGTGGAAATATCATAGAGGTATCACATCAACGGTTATTCTCGACCTCAAGCGTTCAATCGGCCATTCTCGAAATTATGGCGGAAGCACGCAGTGCAGAACATGCAGAGGAAATTATACAAAGTCTTCGAGAAAAATATACTGTCGAAAGAATTTAG
- a CDS encoding MFS transporter: MPLYFLNLFNFLVADVRDGLGPFLGVFLQQNHWQVNKIGFVMTLAGLTSIIITTPVSMLIDHIRYKKNIGIIATISIIIGCYFIYHYPNLPMTIISQMLIAIAGATLISATVSITMGLVGPDLFDKQIGYNESFNHAGNACAALIAGIASYYFGLKAIFILMSCSAFLAITALALIPSRQIDNKIARGLNVNQTSPQPFFKLLKNKKLFILAVTIGLFHLANAAMLPLLSQSMVAKNIINKPGSYTAMTIIIAQTTMIPMAIFAAFFAKRHEYRILLILALVALPARGLLIGTIQHPLVLLPAEILDGVGAGLIGVAIPGIVAKIMQGSGRFNTGLGIIFTCQGLCASCSHYLAGTIAKYHGYDQAFLTLSLIALCALVFWLVFTKDVSFG, encoded by the coding sequence ATGCCACTTTATTTTCTTAATCTGTTTAATTTTCTTGTAGCCGATGTTCGGGACGGTTTAGGACCTTTCCTAGGTGTGTTTCTGCAGCAAAATCATTGGCAAGTTAATAAAATCGGTTTTGTCATGACATTGGCTGGGTTAACCAGCATAATCATCACCACACCCGTAAGTATGCTGATTGATCATATTCGTTACAAAAAAAATATAGGTATTATTGCCACAATCAGTATCATTATCGGCTGCTATTTTATCTATCATTATCCCAATCTGCCAATGACAATCATTTCTCAAATGTTAATTGCCATTGCCGGAGCAACCCTTATTTCAGCAACAGTCAGCATAACAATGGGATTGGTGGGACCCGATCTCTTTGATAAACAAATTGGGTATAATGAATCATTTAACCATGCAGGAAATGCTTGTGCAGCCCTTATAGCCGGAATAGCAAGTTATTATTTTGGATTAAAGGCTATTTTTATTTTAATGAGCTGTTCAGCATTCCTGGCTATTACAGCCCTTGCATTAATCCCATCCAGACAAATTGACAATAAAATTGCACGGGGATTAAATGTCAACCAAACCAGTCCCCAACCCTTTTTCAAACTCTTAAAAAATAAAAAACTTTTTATTCTTGCTGTTACGATCGGTTTGTTCCATCTTGCCAATGCAGCGATGCTTCCACTTTTAAGTCAATCAATGGTCGCAAAAAATATTATCAATAAACCGGGATCCTATACCGCCATGACGATCATAATTGCTCAGACAACAATGATCCCAATGGCCATTTTTGCCGCGTTTTTTGCAAAACGGCATGAATATAGAATTCTGCTTATTTTAGCCCTTGTTGCACTACCTGCAAGAGGATTACTGATTGGAACAATTCAACATCCCCTTGTTTTGCTTCCTGCCGAAATTCTTGACGGTGTTGGTGCTGGTCTGATCGGTGTTGCCATCCCTGGAATCGTTGCCAAGATAATGCAAGGATCAGGACGATTTAATACGGGACTAGGCATTATCTTCACATGTCAGGGATTATGCGCATCATGCAGTCATTATCTTGCAGGAACAATAGCAAAATACCATGGTTATGATCAGGCTTTTCTCACGCTTTCACTGATTGCCCTTTGTGCCCTGGTTTTCTGGTTGGTTTTTACTAAAGACGTATCTTTTGGCTAA
- the msrB gene encoding peptide-methionine (R)-S-oxide reductase MsrB yields MKKENSWMMNLTPEQLHVIRDHGTEAPGSSPLNYEWREGVYQCIACHAPLFKANMKFESGCGWPSFFSVINGAIETEVDTSHHMKRIEVHCARCKAHLGHLFQDGPAPNGERYCINGIALNFERQIK; encoded by the coding sequence ATGAAAAAAGAGAATTCATGGATGATGAATCTAACTCCAGAGCAATTACACGTTATCAGAGATCATGGTACTGAAGCACCCGGCAGCAGTCCTTTGAATTATGAATGGAGAGAAGGGGTGTATCAATGTATTGCCTGTCATGCACCCCTGTTCAAGGCAAATATGAAATTTGAAAGTGGTTGTGGCTGGCCATCTTTTTTTTCTGTAATAAATGGTGCGATCGAAACGGAAGTAGATACAAGTCATCATATGAAAAGGATTGAGGTTCATTGTGCCAGATGTAAGGCACATTTGGGTCATTTGTTTCAGGATGGACCTGCGCCAAATGGGGAAAGGTATTGTATCAACGGGATCGCACTCAATTTTGAAAGACAAATAAAATAG